The proteins below are encoded in one region of Penicillium psychrofluorescens genome assembly, chromosome: 4:
- a CDS encoding uncharacterized protein (ID:PFLUO_007003-T1.cds;~source:funannotate), which translates to MSNSYRESSESRETCEVHQPVALLSRTALASPMIQWMMPARLRSKDHNDVVFVGEKRVQIKEAINGHLEDVIEKTDFDAPIVGAKVINVSTQLPLDSQVRAGSSAKEMDIDPDNLPIQILLLALDMKELVFLYRSISNEEFFVTYRRPLPQDVNLAEKFGRHIAVDPKSRGVAVSASNNYFGVLWLKPPHELQLQMTKGQLDPVDAEHFFTVNGDILFMEFLYPRAPPNDKTITLLLIISQEDGTQAVVYQWDEQNTMRRTRPRIKEIKLREQDRQPTMVVPLTKESSFLLVTTTSMTVYSINSATPPRVYPTIIPAPDQGQAALWTRWARPSRNWLYSQNFDGIYVCREDGWIYYLEFGNEGALENLTDLGQLHCDVDTAFDVLNMGDGGADFIMAAGSMGDGGLFVQKAREHPKCEQRFLNWAPVTDAVTVPSKAQGALEDDMDHSRLFVCSASSTAVGALTELRHGVEAPINVAASLGDIPTVRDIWSEDINGLTYVMISDPISSQLLCMSSDLEDEITALDEADTGLDDAQTLAAGFTPSGVFIQVTDRAIHFFVTSDQSLNNFVNHDPNHSLITVTVDGPSSMIAAAMRGEDGMNLSVARVFTTSDSAVSMSSVGNPVGIEKYPVCLSIQKFGDTSFLFMGTGDGSVLVFHIDDEAVIFLFDIAISVQTEDDISMAVESFAAISTNVKGSLQALLFCGLRSGILIPFEIDFNAPTLIGLTQKPPTQIGKTSIRLQGSGSFALFTCGHELWRVSYTEDGTAPNYFLWRVWITDRINSAYFPVTLNSFSLINSHASGNTLGSLFCFSDGQLLICTLEKRAKPVPRRIDLPGRPGKLCYSKHLESLIVSYTLPDAGPERTGPEDAQRPYIEFVDPDSQQAVVHQNRPWMPDENEPWRPKGGLGETITCIFDWMPIRGDKKYHLIAVGTSRPYADDFDSSRGRVILLQVSRNPDNPSRIDCFFKHMKSVQKPVRTIASYVDTLIVSAGKSVFPLRSLHSMVQWLSNAVLSLPSPAVAITVHGHYVYITTSRNGLMVYEIRDGSWVPHALDIVQRDGLSHSILPGKPKLTFATSRGGGVRLLVDIENLTMDQNLPGPRSEVYLPLSIFKLLVGNRCATLSPARYAMYGVGLNGTVHQFLTLEKKEWRLLRFLQNLCERDPAINISLTKRRRRLNPRDLVPVDPSGAQGSIDGDMLARLSELDADYLQDMIKESPRHDPWSPMQNGMESQFCEMVQDVLGVSANHGEAAIGWLRQLLHLES; encoded by the exons ATGTCAAACTCCTACCGAGAATCTAGCGAATCCCGCGAAACATGTGAGGTGCATCAGCCAGTCGCGTTGCTCTCCCGGACTGCTCTGGCCAGCCCCATGATCCAGTGGATGATGCCAGCCCGTCTCCGTAGCAAAGATCACAACGACGTTGTCTTTGTGGGTGAAAAGCGAGTGCAGATCAAAGAGGCCATCAATGGCCACCTTGAAGATGTAATTGAAAAGACAGACTTTGATGCACCAATTGTGGGTGCAAAGGTAATCAATGTCAGCACCCAGCTGCCTTTGGACTCACAGGTCAGGGCTGGGAGTAGTGCGAAAGAAATGGATATCGACCCGGACAACCTACCTATTCAGATCctgcttctcgctctcgatATGAAGGAACTTGTCTTTCTTTACCGTTCGATTTCCAATGAGGAGTTCTTCGTCACTTATCGTCGGCCGCTGCCCCAAGATGTCAATTTGGCTGAGAAGTTTGGGCGGCACATTGCGGTCGATCCAAAGTCGCGAGGAGTTGCCGTCAGCGCGTCCAACAACTATTTCGGTGTTTTGTGGTTGAAGCCTCCCCACGAACTACAGCTACAGATGACGAAAGGGCAACTAGATCCAGTGGATGCGGAGCATTTCTTCACGGTGAATGGAGACATACTGTTCATGGAATTTCTCTATCCCAGAGCTCCTCCCAATGATAAAACCATCACCCTGCTTCTCATAATTTCCCAAGAAGACGGCACCCAAGCCGTGGTCTATCAATGGGATGAGCAGAACACCATGCGCCGAACCAGACCCCGGATCAAGGAAATCAAACTACGGGAACAGGATCGACAGCCGACTATGGTTGTTCCATTGACCAAGGAATCATCGTTCCTGCTGGTTACAACCACGTCGATGACCGTTTATTCCATCAACTCTGCAACTCCGCCCCGGGTTTACCCCACCATCATTCCTGCCCCTGACCAAGGTCAGGCTGCACTATGGACTCGTTGGGCAAGACCATCCCGCAATTGGTTGTATAGCCAAAACTTCGACGGCATCTACGTTTGTCGCGAGGATGGCTGGATCTACTATCTAGAGTTTGGTAATGAGGGTGCTCTGGAGAACCTGACTGACTTGGGCCAACTTCACTGTGATGTCGATACCGCCTTTGACGTGCTTAACATGGGTGACGGAGGGGCCGACTTCATAATGGCCGCTGGAAGTATGGGTGACGGTGGACTGTTCGTCCAAAAAGCCCGAGAGCATCCAAAATGCGAGCAACGATTCCTGAACTGGGCCCCAGTTACCGACGCTGTCACCGTGCCCTCGAAGGCCCAAGGAGCTCTGGAAGACGATATGGATCACAGTCGACTTTTTGTCTGCTCAGCATCTTCCACGGCGGTTGGGGCATTGACCGAACTGCGGCATGGAGTCGAAGCGCCAATCAATGTCGCTGCCTCCCTAGGCGATATCCCGACGGTTCGGGATATATGGAGTGAGGACATCAATGGCCTCACCTATGTTATGATCTCGGACCCCATCTCCTCTCAGCTTCTGTGTATGAGCTCAGATTTGGAAGATGAAATTACTGCTCTCGACGAAGCAGATACGGGGTTGGACGATGCACAGACTTTGGCTGCAGGGTTTACACCCTCTGGGGTTTTTATTCAAGTGACTGACCGGGCCATCCATTTCTTTGTCACAAGTGACCAGTCCCTTAACAACTTTGTCAATCATGATCCAAACCACAGTCTCATTACCGTCACTGTTGATGGCCCAAGCTCTATGATTGCTGCGGCGATGAGAGGTGAGGATGGAATGAACCTGAGCGTGGCTCGAGTTTTTACTACGTCCGACTCTGCTGTCTCGATGTCAAGCGTTGGAAATCCTGTCGGGATTGAGAAATACCCTGTTTGCCTCTCTATCCAAAAGTTTGGGGATACCTCGTTCTTGTTCATGGGCACGGGTGATGGAAGCGTGCTCGTATTTCATATTGATGACGAGGCCGTCATCTTTCTGTTTGATATTGCCATCTCCGTCCAAACAGAAGATGACATATCGATGGCGGTTGAGAGCTTTGCAGCCATTTCCACCAACGTCAAAGGCTCTCTACAGGCACTTCTGTTTTGCGGTCTGCGAAGTGGCATCCTGATTCCATTTGAGATTGATTTCAATGCCCCAACTCTCATAG GACTGACTCAGAAACCACCGACACAGATCGGGAAGACATCCATCAGGCTTCAGGGCAGTGGTTCTTTTGCCTTATTCACATGTGGACATGAGCTTTGGCGCGTGTCATACACCGAAGATGGCACTGCTCCCAATTACTTCCTATGGCGGGTCTGGATCACCGATAGAATCAAT TCCGCCTACTTCCCTGTAACCCTCAACAGCTTCTCTCTAATCAACTCCCATGCGTCAGGAAATACCTTGGGCTcccttttttgtttttcagATGGACAGCTCCTCATTTGCACTCTGGAGAAAAGAGCGAAGCCGGTTCCTCGACGCATTGATCTGCCAGGAAGACCCGGCAAGCTTTGCTATTCCAAACACTTGGAAAGCTTGATTGTATCATACACTCTTCCCGACGCTGGTCCCGAGAGAACGGGACCAGAAGACGCTCAACGCCCATACATTGAATTCGTGGATCCGGACTCGCAGCAGGCAGTGGTCCATCAGAACAGACCGTGGATGCCAGATGAAAATGAGCCATGGCGACCCAAAGGGGGTCTTGGTGAGACGATCACTTGCATTTTTGACTGGATGCCTATCAGAGGTGACAAAAAATATCATTTGATTGCTGTGGGAACCTCGCGGCCCTATGCCGATGACTTCGACTCGTCCCGGGGTCGGGTTATCCTCTTGCAAGTCTCTCGCAACCCAGATAATCCGTCCCGGATCGATTGCTTCTTCAAGCACATGAAGTCGGTGCAAAAGCCTGTGCGCACTATCGCATCGTATGTCGACACTTTGATCGTCTCTGCTGGCAAATCTGTTTTCCCGCTGAGGTCTCTCCATTCTATGGTCCAATGGCTTAGCAACGCCGTGCtctctctgccctctccTGCTGTTGCGATCACTGTGCATGGGCACTATGTCTACATTACCACCTCGCGCAATGGGCTCATGGTGTACGAAATCAGGGACGGGTCTTGGGTCCCGCATGCTTTGGACATTGTCCAGCGTGATGGGCTATCCCACAGCATCCTCCCCGGCAAACCGAAGCTCACGTTCGCCACTAGCCGGGGCGGCGGTGTCCGCTTGCTCGTGGATATCGAGAACTTGACGATGGATCAAAATCTTCCAGGACCACGATCGGAGGTGTATCTTCCActctccatcttcaaacTTCTGGTGGGAAACCGGTGTGCGACCTTATCTCCCGCCCGATATGCGATGTACGGTGTGGGTCTTAATGGAACGGTCCACCAGTTCTTGACTCTCgagaaaaaagaatggcGTCTCCTCCGATTCCTACAGAATCTCTGCGAGAGGGACCCGGCCATCAACATATCCCTGACCAAGAGGAGAAGACGCCTCAATCCAAGGGACCTCGTACCAGTGGATCCCAGTGGGGCCCAGGGATCTATTGACGGCGATATGCTGGCCCGGCTCAGTGAGCTGGACGCCGATTATTTGCAGGATATGATCAAGGAGTCTCCGCGCCATGACCCATGGTCCCCTATGCAGAACGGCATGGAGTCCCAGTTCTGTGAGATGGTCCAGGATGTGCTAGGGGTGTCGGCGAACCATGGTGAGGCGGCGATTGGGTGGTTGCGGCAGTTGCTGCACTTAGAGTCTTGA
- a CDS encoding uncharacterized protein (ID:PFLUO_007001-T1.cds;~source:funannotate), with the protein MANQGYDVVVDVDAEGDLGHTDLQEDLEFHPSNFESDQRNAKAQADSAPFLGGSSSRGGGRDRSPGGTPTKHSWWSLHYYERFFDVDTNEVLRRCVAALYPRTNFLDVLEGNADLYGPIWIATTVVVILFLTGTISQWLANHDDEHFEYDFRLLSGAAGLIYGYTGVVPIALWAALRWFGSSTADLIECWALYGYSNLVWIGVALVSWSPLTALNWALVGVGFVWTVFFLLRNLYPVLNATDAKASKILLILVVVLHAALAAAITVLFFAHGSPAKKGGHKDHDNKDGGDDNQRRWMM; encoded by the exons ATGGCGAACCAGGGCTACGATGTGGTTGTTGACGTGGATGCCGAG GGCGACCTCGGACATACCGACCTGCAAGAGGACCTTGAATTCCACCCATCCA ACTTCGAATCCGACCAGCGCAACGCAAAAGCCCAAGCCGACTCCGCCCCATTCTTAGGCGGCAGCTCATCgcgtggtggtggccgggaCCGCTCACCGGGCGGCACGCCGACCAAGCATAGCTGGTGGTCGCTGCACTACTACGAGCGGTTTTTCGACGTGGACACGAACGAGGTGCTGCGGCGGTGCGTGGCGGCTCTGTACCCACGAACCAACTTCCTCGATGTACTCGAGGGCAATGCGGACCTGTACGGGCCGATCTGGATCGCGACGACGGTCGTGGTGATTCTTTTCCTGACGGGCACGATCTCACAGTGGTTGGCGAACCATGACGACGAGCACTTCGAGTACGACTTCAGGCTCCTGTCTGGCGCGGCGGGCTTGATCTACGGGTATACGGGTGTAGTGCCGATTGCGCTGTGGGCTGCGCTGCGCTGGTTCGGTAGCTCGACGGCTGATCTGATCGAGTGCTGGGCGCTGTATGGGTACTCGAATCTGGTCTGGATTGGGGTCGCGCTCGTCAGCTGGAGTCCGCTGACGGCGCTGAACTGGGCGCttgttggcgttggcttcgTGTGGACGGTTTTCTTCCTGCTGCGCAACCTCTACCCGGTTCTCAATGCTACGGATGCCAAGGCTAGCAagatcttgttgattttggTTGTCGTGTTGCatgctgctctggctgctgctaTCACGGTGCTTTTCTTCGC acaCGGTAGCCCAGCGAAGAAGGGAGGACACAAGGACCACGACAATAaagatggcggcgatgacAACCAGCGTCGGTGGATGATGTAA
- a CDS encoding uncharacterized protein (ID:PFLUO_007002-T1.cds;~source:funannotate), with protein MDQSRISSARASVSSEEDKLFTASNGDSTGSLPSSEAERLSSLRAEKAEAIRRACTSRDLDALVEHATSEGGLLDDELRQIAWPLLLQCDDKTRHDDLKPLGELPRHVDEDQVQLDVDRSFVYYPSAPEDEISAKKEQLSALIRQVIRNYPMLCYFQGYHDIVQVLLLVLGEQKAASAMAQISLFRIRDYMLPTLSPAIKHLQLIPAIIETADPKLRQHLANIQPFFALAATLTLYAHDIQEYSDIARLFDFILAKEPVVTIYLFAAIILSRKKELLEIPTEEPEMLHFTLSKLPCPLDLESHILQATQLFQDHPPESLPFGAWKQIPRCSVLKASRDPFQTYTVDEAVQLFQQQARQIRREERRQQVLKLAWNHRRSIGSVVLAVVVGVASIYIRKKGLDASIWSVLGRLQTLWRR; from the exons ATGGACCAGTCCCGAATTAGTTCCGCCAGGGCATCCGTGTCGAGTGAGGAAGACAAGCTCTTCACTGCGTCAAACGGCGACTCGACTGGGTCATTACCCTCCTCCGAGGCAGAACGTCTGTCCAGCCTTCGAGCGGAAAAGGCAGAGGCAATCCGCCGCGCGTGCACCTCGCGCGACCTCGATGCTCTAGTTGAGCACGCAACCTCGGAAGGTGGTTTACTTGATGATGAACTGCGGCAAATAGCCT GGCCTCTCCTTTTGCAATGCGACGATAAGACACGACATGATGACCTTAAGCCCCTAGGCGAACTGCCTCGGCATGTAGACGAGGACCAGGTCCAGCTCGATGTTGACCGGTCCTTTGTCTACTACCCAAGCG CCCCGGAAGATGAGATTTCAGCGAAGAAAGAGCAATTATCGGCCCTGATCAGACAAGTCATCAGGAACTACCCGATGCTTTGTTATTTCCAGGGCTATCATGACATCGTCCAGGTCCTACTCCTAGTTCTCGGCGAGCAAAAGGCCGCCTCGGCCATGGCACAGATATCGCTCTTTCGCATCAGAGACTACATGCTCCCCACGCTCTCACCGGCGATAAAGCATCTGCAGTTGATACCTGCAATCATCGAGACGGCTGATCCAAAGCTTCGACAGCACCTGGCCAACATCCAACCTTTTTTCGCTCTCGCAGCCACCTTGACCCTATACGCCCACGACATCCAGGAATACAGCGATATAGCCCGGTTGTTTGATTTCATTCTGGCGAAGGAACCAGTGGTCACCATCTACCTATTTGCAGCGATTATTCTctcgcgcaagaaggaaCTGCTGGAGATACCCACCGAAGAGCCGGAAATGCTACACTTCACCCTCTCCAAGCTCCCTTGTCCACTCGATCTGGAAAGCCATATCTTACAGGCTACACAACTCTTCCAGGACCACCCCCCGGAGTCACTACCCTTCGGTGCCTGGAAGCAGATCCCTCGGTGCAGCGTGCTCAAGGCATCTCGCGATCCTTTCCAGACCTACACGGTCGACGAAGCTGTGCAACTATTCCAGCAGCAGGCGCGGCAGATCCGTCGCGAGGAGCGGAGGCAACAGGTATTGAAGCTTGCGTGGAATCATCGACGGTCGATTGGATCGGTGGTTCTGGCTGTTGTGGTCGGGGTGGCATCGATCTATATCCGCAAGAAAGGTCTGGATGCTTCGATCTGGTCTGTTCTGGGCCGACTGCAGACACTCTGGAGGAGGTAG